A genomic window from Exiguobacterium acetylicum DSM 20416 includes:
- a CDS encoding 50S ribosomal protein L25/general stress protein Ctc yields the protein MSVKLTAEKREVRPRSLRKQLRHEGKALGVVYGYKVESTPISFEEKELLKIVRENGENILISLKLDGKNINVLINRRDMDVFTPTVDHVEFIAVKMDEETEVEADVVLVGEAAGAKVGGFLSQTLFKVTVAATPDKLPENVEVDVTNLEIGDSISVADLPEQKDFRIVTEGDIQVAAVVESTLEQELEEIEEAEAEAQAEAGEDNEAEATEESSEEAKEENEDNK from the coding sequence ATGTCAGTTAAATTAACAGCCGAAAAACGCGAGGTACGTCCACGCTCACTCCGTAAACAATTACGTCATGAAGGAAAAGCTCTTGGTGTCGTGTATGGTTACAAAGTGGAAAGTACACCAATCTCATTCGAAGAAAAAGAATTGCTTAAAATCGTTCGAGAAAACGGTGAGAACATCTTGATTTCACTGAAACTCGACGGTAAAAATATTAACGTCTTGATCAACCGTCGTGATATGGATGTCTTCACACCAACTGTCGATCACGTTGAATTCATCGCCGTTAAAATGGATGAAGAGACAGAAGTCGAAGCAGACGTCGTACTCGTCGGCGAAGCAGCTGGCGCTAAAGTCGGTGGATTCCTGTCACAGACACTCTTTAAAGTAACAGTCGCAGCTACACCAGATAAATTACCAGAGAACGTCGAAGTCGACGTCACGAACCTCGAAATCGGCGATTCGATTTCTGTTGCTGATCTTCCAGAACAAAAAGATTTCCGTATCGTCACAGAAGGCGACATTCAAGTCGCAGCTGTCGTCGAATCAACGCTTGAACAAGAGCTTGAGGAAATCGAAGAAGCAGAAGCTGAGGCACAAGCGGAAGCTGGTGAAGACAACGAAGCGGAAGCTACGGAAGAGTCTTCAGAAGAAGCAAAAGAAGAGAACGAAGACAACAAATAA
- a CDS encoding DEAD/DEAH box helicase: MNYGLSERKIKQMSDAYAFRRGKKYVAARKVTLHNYRMGDELIEASVDGEERFTVTVRVKAHGVDAGCNCPSLAMDTSFCGHIVAVLLAMHHVQAHGTPTPLSPQIRPFSAIQVDDAGARHYLRSLTPDRRVAIHFELTGAVVTLKRLTDNQQHQLSLSYFDRLLGQAEYLQRLADVSFSPDLQERIVSGTPIVKLHLDRTAQEVEVRVSFDYQGIQLNPLDETIYAGRDQVTEQSVLRFLREFQATPRDMRYIITSDAAQYAFLRSLLDERVALGQLELFATQAIRTTLPKGPFHPRIEVDVTDRLDWLVFNFSMDGIPEDELKRVLKSLVLQKRYHRLKSGQFVSLETRAFEQLQRVLAQMEASERDLRDGRIVLPAVRNMKHLIGASVLHLHADLLEKWLELKSGQGFRLDLPNSLESRLYPYQRTGIQFLKNLDALGCHGILADEMGLGKTIQAIGYIATIPDRRALIVAPASLLRNWEAELKHFLPGRPVHVVTGSQASRLRELEHLPEDTVTIVSYTTLRTDVRRHPVYDVIFFDEAQHLKNPQSQTVSQLRHLQAKRRFALTGTPLENRPRDIWSIFHVLFPELLPDLMTFEKWSFDDMQQFIQPFLLRREKQDALQDLPKKQIEHHYVELGPNQKRLYASYLAKLQLETLQHLDETKREDRLKLLAGLTRLRQICNDPGLFVEGYTGEATKRTRLLSLIAEKRAAGKRILIFSQYTQMLERIRSDLAQRHLPHFLLTGETPLEDRVALCDRFNDGEVDLFLISLKAGGTGLNLASADTVILFDSWWNPAVEQQAADRAHRLGQQSDVTVIKLLTRGTIEEKMTELQDRKAQMVDAVLTAPDSDALTVKELVHLVTTKEEHR, from the coding sequence ATGAATTACGGGCTCAGTGAACGCAAAATCAAACAGATGTCTGATGCCTATGCTTTTCGACGGGGAAAGAAGTATGTCGCCGCTCGAAAGGTCACGTTGCATAATTATCGAATGGGCGACGAGCTGATCGAAGCGAGTGTCGACGGTGAGGAACGATTCACGGTGACCGTCCGCGTCAAGGCGCACGGTGTCGACGCCGGCTGTAATTGTCCCTCACTTGCGATGGATACATCGTTTTGTGGACATATCGTCGCTGTTTTACTAGCGATGCATCATGTACAGGCGCACGGTACACCGACGCCGTTATCGCCGCAAATCCGTCCGTTCTCAGCAATCCAAGTCGATGACGCTGGCGCGCGCCATTATTTACGCAGTCTCACACCTGATCGTCGGGTAGCGATTCATTTCGAACTGACTGGAGCTGTCGTGACGCTTAAACGATTGACGGACAATCAACAGCATCAACTGTCCCTATCCTACTTTGATCGTCTGCTTGGACAGGCCGAGTATCTGCAGCGACTCGCCGATGTTTCGTTCAGTCCTGATTTACAAGAACGAATCGTTTCCGGGACACCAATCGTCAAACTCCATCTCGACCGAACGGCTCAGGAAGTCGAAGTCCGCGTGTCGTTTGATTATCAAGGGATTCAGCTGAATCCGCTCGATGAGACGATTTACGCTGGACGGGATCAGGTAACGGAGCAAAGTGTCTTACGCTTCTTACGTGAATTCCAAGCAACACCACGAGACATGCGATACATCATCACGAGTGACGCCGCGCAGTATGCCTTTCTGCGGAGTCTGCTTGACGAACGGGTTGCGCTCGGTCAACTGGAGTTATTTGCAACACAAGCGATCCGGACGACGTTACCAAAAGGTCCGTTCCATCCGCGAATCGAAGTCGACGTAACGGACCGCCTCGACTGGCTCGTGTTCAACTTTTCGATGGACGGGATTCCAGAAGATGAGCTGAAACGTGTCCTGAAGTCGCTCGTCTTACAAAAACGGTACCACCGCTTGAAATCTGGACAGTTCGTTTCCCTTGAGACACGGGCCTTCGAGCAGTTGCAACGGGTTCTCGCCCAGATGGAAGCAAGTGAACGCGACTTACGCGATGGACGAATCGTCTTACCTGCCGTCCGGAACATGAAGCATCTGATCGGCGCCTCCGTCCTCCATCTTCACGCTGATTTGCTCGAGAAATGGCTTGAATTAAAATCCGGACAAGGATTCCGGCTCGACTTGCCGAATTCGTTAGAGTCACGACTCTATCCGTATCAACGGACGGGTATCCAATTTCTGAAGAATCTAGACGCGTTAGGATGTCACGGGATCCTAGCCGATGAGATGGGGCTCGGGAAGACGATTCAAGCGATTGGTTATATCGCGACGATTCCTGACCGTCGCGCGCTCATCGTCGCGCCGGCGTCACTGCTCCGCAACTGGGAAGCGGAACTGAAGCACTTTTTACCCGGTCGACCGGTTCATGTCGTCACTGGTTCTCAAGCCAGCCGACTCCGCGAACTGGAGCACTTACCTGAAGATACGGTGACGATCGTCTCCTATACGACGCTTCGGACCGACGTCCGTCGCCACCCTGTATATGACGTCATCTTCTTTGATGAAGCACAGCACTTGAAGAATCCGCAGTCACAAACGGTCAGTCAACTACGGCATCTGCAAGCAAAACGCCGGTTCGCCTTAACGGGAACACCGCTCGAGAATCGTCCGCGTGATATCTGGTCAATCTTCCACGTCTTGTTTCCAGAATTACTGCCGGATCTAATGACGTTTGAGAAATGGTCGTTTGATGATATGCAACAGTTCATCCAACCGTTCTTATTACGGCGCGAAAAACAAGATGCCTTACAGGATTTACCGAAAAAACAGATCGAGCATCATTATGTCGAGCTCGGTCCGAACCAAAAACGCTTATATGCGTCGTATCTCGCCAAACTGCAACTGGAGACGCTGCAACACTTAGACGAGACGAAACGCGAAGATCGTTTGAAGTTACTGGCTGGATTAACGCGGTTGCGGCAAATTTGCAACGATCCGGGATTATTCGTCGAAGGATACACCGGGGAAGCGACGAAACGAACGCGTCTGCTCTCTTTGATTGCCGAAAAACGAGCAGCCGGAAAGCGGATCTTGATTTTCTCGCAGTATACGCAAATGCTCGAGCGCATTCGCTCGGACCTCGCGCAACGTCACCTCCCCCACTTCTTGTTGACGGGTGAGACACCGCTTGAAGACCGGGTAGCGTTATGCGACCGGTTCAATGACGGTGAAGTCGATCTCTTCTTGATTTCCCTGAAAGCCGGTGGAACGGGACTGAATCTCGCGTCTGCTGATACCGTCATCCTGTTTGACAGCTGGTGGAATCCGGCTGTCGAACAACAGGCAGCCGATCGCGCCCACCGGCTTGGACAACAATCTGACGTGACGGTCATCAAACTGCTGACACGCGGGACAATCGAAGAAAAGATGACGGAATTACAAGATCGAAAAGCCCAGATGGTCGATGCCGTCCTGACGGCTCCAGACAGTGATGCCTTGACCGTCAAGGAACTCGTTCATCTCGTAACGACAAAGGAGGAACATCGGTGA
- a CDS encoding ECF transporter S component — protein MQNWKMKEIMVMMMLAVACGVIYLGWSTLWLPMSAIFGPVGANWMFGIWIIASPLVAAIIQKPGAALIAEIVAAAVELFTGSHFGLSALLIGVCQGLGAELVFAMTRYRRYDTWTLMLSGVGAAIGSIVYSLIANGFGYYTTTTLLATTGLQLISGALLGGLLAAILVRRLVATGVLNGFAAGRAKREVA, from the coding sequence ATGCAAAACTGGAAAATGAAAGAAATCATGGTCATGATGATGCTCGCCGTCGCTTGCGGGGTCATCTATCTTGGTTGGTCAACACTCTGGTTACCGATGTCTGCGATCTTCGGACCGGTCGGTGCCAACTGGATGTTTGGGATCTGGATCATCGCGAGCCCGCTCGTCGCAGCAATCATTCAAAAACCAGGTGCCGCTCTCATCGCGGAAATCGTCGCGGCAGCCGTCGAGCTGTTCACGGGTAGTCACTTTGGTTTATCGGCTCTTCTAATCGGGGTATGCCAAGGGCTTGGTGCGGAACTCGTCTTTGCGATGACGCGTTATCGCCGTTATGACACATGGACATTGATGTTATCGGGTGTTGGAGCCGCGATTGGTAGCATTGTCTATAGTCTGATCGCGAACGGATTCGGTTACTACACGACGACGACGTTGCTTGCGACAACTGGCTTACAATTAATTAGTGGCGCATTACTGGGCGGCTTGCTTGCAGCGATTCTCGTCCGTCGCCTTGTTGCGACCGGTGTCTTGAACGGGTTTGCGGCCGGACGTGCGAAACGGGAAGTCGCATGA
- a CDS encoding ABC transporter ATP-binding protein: MIIVDDLSIRYPGQMKSVLDHVSLTIEQGTTLLLGRSGSGKTTLLHALAGLTPETIEVEQTGTVTRSGSVGVLFQNPEEQFCMETIGREIAFSLENRSIPSAEMEERIERLLALVGLPLPFSTPIASLSGGMKQRLALAAVLALEPTILLLDEPTAQIDPIGQHELMALIFRIQKEHDLTIVLIEHQLDVCLPYIDQIVLLEDGSITATAHPQDLFPQAYTELQSKGIAVPSLYPYTLETLPIDGPQAARLHVLPPVATAGIPVLHVAALSTKAPYPLTDATFSLQTGEWVMLLGANGSGKSTLLATLGRLLPHRGTYRFQERPAQRYSRRRFYEHVGYVFQQPDLQFLKLTVEAEIDWSHRAATSDERTTLLERLELASVKQQSPLALSTGQQRRLSVATMLGQAKDLLLLDEPTFGQDGLTTRRLMKQLLTEQQNGTTLVMATHDMELVARYANRVLVMEQGRIAFDGCPNELFADVPLLERCQLQRPLSYQFQEVKRDADERVIVR, encoded by the coding sequence ATGATTATTGTCGACGACCTCAGCATCCGCTATCCGGGTCAGATGAAATCGGTGCTCGATCATGTATCGCTGACGATCGAACAAGGAACGACCCTTTTGCTTGGACGCAGTGGGAGTGGCAAGACGACACTGCTTCATGCCCTAGCCGGACTGACACCGGAGACGATTGAAGTCGAACAGACTGGTACCGTTACCCGGTCCGGTTCGGTCGGAGTCTTATTTCAAAATCCAGAAGAACAGTTCTGCATGGAAACGATCGGACGCGAAATCGCTTTTAGTTTAGAAAACCGGTCGATTCCAAGTGCGGAGATGGAGGAACGAATTGAACGCTTACTCGCACTCGTCGGTCTCCCTCTCCCCTTCTCGACACCGATCGCGAGTCTATCCGGGGGGATGAAACAGCGCCTCGCGCTCGCCGCGGTCCTAGCGCTCGAGCCGACGATCTTATTACTCGATGAACCAACAGCCCAGATTGATCCAATCGGACAACACGAGCTGATGGCGTTGATCTTTCGGATTCAGAAAGAACACGATTTAACGATCGTCTTGATCGAGCACCAACTCGATGTCTGTTTACCGTACATCGACCAGATCGTCTTACTTGAGGACGGATCGATTACTGCGACGGCGCATCCGCAGGATTTGTTCCCGCAGGCTTATACAGAGCTTCAATCGAAAGGCATCGCTGTTCCTTCTTTGTATCCGTACACGTTAGAGACGTTACCCATAGATGGACCACAAGCAGCGCGACTTCACGTGCTTCCTCCAGTCGCTACAGCAGGCATTCCCGTGTTACACGTTGCTGCATTATCGACGAAAGCCCCTTACCCGCTGACCGATGCGACATTTTCCCTGCAGACAGGAGAATGGGTGATGCTGCTCGGGGCAAACGGATCCGGGAAAAGTACGTTGCTTGCAACACTCGGTCGGTTGCTTCCCCATCGTGGAACATATCGGTTCCAGGAACGTCCGGCTCAGCGTTACTCCCGGAGACGCTTTTATGAGCACGTCGGCTATGTCTTTCAACAACCGGATCTGCAGTTTCTCAAGCTGACGGTTGAAGCGGAAATCGACTGGAGTCACCGAGCAGCGACGAGTGATGAGCGCACGACGTTGCTCGAACGGCTGGAACTCGCATCCGTCAAACAGCAGTCACCGCTTGCGCTTAGTACGGGGCAACAACGACGGCTCAGCGTCGCGACGATGCTCGGGCAGGCGAAGGATTTGTTGTTGCTCGATGAACCAACGTTCGGACAGGATGGATTGACGACGCGGCGGCTCATGAAACAGTTGTTGACGGAACAACAGAACGGAACGACACTCGTCATGGCAACGCACGACATGGAACTCGTCGCCCGATACGCAAATCGTGTCCTCGTCATGGAGCAAGGGCGGATTGCTTTTGACGGGTGTCCGAACGAGTTGTTCGCTGACGTTCCGTTACTCGAACGCTGTCAGCTACAACGCCCACTTTCGTACCAATTCCAGGAGGTGAAACGCGATGCAGACGAACGCGTCATCGTTCGCTAA
- a CDS encoding tyrosine-type recombinase/integrase → MSLFKNLGKTIHKTTVSATAPAIPGYERMPRFIQSYLDQLAAKHFSLATMRRYVYDYEAFFQFVAAASGEEVTARDIPLEAFVEIDASGIEAYAEYLALTKQNAPSVINRKLSALQSLFRYLVDTGQLSENPVAKVNRPKQAKREPVYLTKREWDELIQLLPSNVEMNAREASHYERDRVRDVTLFQLLGYSGMRLSEMTQLVWNDVDFHENTLRVIGKGNKERLIPLAKPARIALRKYAIHYQMPTSGAVPVFQKHGKPLSPRAVQHILQRHTERLKPVLPFLERKKITPHKLRHTFATRLAIGGVDVLTIQQLLGHESVATTQVYAHIGDSEKKRAVDLFDGER, encoded by the coding sequence ATGAGTTTATTTAAAAACCTAGGAAAAACGATACATAAAACGACCGTTTCGGCTACAGCACCAGCGATTCCTGGTTATGAGCGGATGCCACGCTTCATTCAGTCCTATTTGGATCAGTTAGCAGCAAAACATTTCTCATTAGCAACGATGCGTCGCTACGTCTATGACTACGAAGCGTTCTTTCAATTCGTCGCTGCGGCGTCCGGTGAAGAAGTAACGGCGCGAGATATTCCGCTTGAAGCGTTCGTCGAGATCGATGCATCAGGAATCGAAGCCTATGCCGAATACCTTGCCTTAACGAAACAAAATGCACCAAGCGTGATCAACCGAAAGCTATCGGCGTTACAGTCGTTGTTCCGTTATTTGGTCGATACAGGTCAGCTGTCAGAAAATCCGGTCGCCAAAGTCAACCGACCAAAACAAGCGAAACGGGAACCGGTCTACCTGACGAAACGCGAGTGGGACGAATTGATTCAGTTGTTACCGTCGAACGTCGAGATGAATGCCCGGGAAGCGTCGCATTATGAACGTGATCGCGTCCGCGACGTGACGTTATTCCAACTACTCGGCTATAGCGGGATGCGTCTCAGTGAGATGACCCAGCTCGTCTGGAACGATGTCGATTTCCACGAAAACACGCTCCGCGTCATCGGAAAAGGTAATAAAGAACGGTTAATTCCACTTGCAAAACCAGCCCGGATTGCCTTACGCAAATACGCGATTCATTATCAGATGCCAACGAGCGGCGCCGTGCCTGTCTTTCAAAAACACGGGAAACCACTCAGTCCACGGGCAGTCCAGCATATTTTGCAGCGGCATACGGAACGATTGAAACCGGTCCTGCCCTTTTTAGAGCGAAAAAAAATTACACCGCATAAATTGCGGCATACGTTTGCGACACGTCTTGCGATTGGCGGGGTCGACGTCCTGACGATCCAGCAGCTACTTGGTCACGAATCCGTCGCGACGACACAAGTCTATGCCCATATCGGTGATTCCGAGAAAAAACGCGCCGTCGATTTATTTGATGGTGAACGATAA
- a CDS encoding NAD(P)/FAD-dependent oxidoreductase, whose translation MKRILLIGAGHAHLHCITNGPTEDVEWLILNASTYQYYSGMYSGLADGTYDIDEIRIDVAALCRANDKQFIEETVIKIDPDEKVVFGASGRRYTYDVVSTNIGSFDWSEDTTRLSIKPNYRLPDTLKRLQQAKCPVVIGSGAAAVEMAASLKAAGVPITLITDPELLSGHPAAEAITRRLQELDVHWIRERSLNESSPLRFSHHPPIESDALVRLTGAKAPALFADSKLYTEDGFLLVNEQLQALDHPSLFAAGDAATLVAYPDIPKNGVTAVRQAPILLANLLRYVKEETLRSYRPQTNYLTILSMGPRHAVSLYGNHYSTLPFGWYLKRWIDQRFMRKYRP comes from the coding sequence ATGAAACGAATCCTCTTGATTGGTGCAGGACACGCTCACCTGCATTGCATTACCAATGGACCAACAGAAGACGTCGAGTGGCTGATTTTAAATGCCTCGACGTACCAATATTACTCAGGCATGTACTCCGGACTTGCTGACGGAACGTACGATATCGATGAGATCCGTATCGACGTCGCCGCACTGTGTCGCGCCAATGATAAACAGTTCATCGAAGAGACCGTCATCAAAATCGACCCCGATGAAAAGGTCGTCTTCGGTGCATCCGGCAGACGCTATACCTATGACGTCGTCTCGACGAATATCGGCTCGTTCGATTGGTCGGAAGACACGACACGATTATCGATCAAACCGAACTACCGGTTACCGGATACATTAAAGCGTCTGCAACAAGCAAAGTGTCCGGTCGTGATTGGAAGCGGTGCAGCGGCCGTCGAGATGGCGGCGTCCTTAAAAGCAGCGGGTGTGCCGATCACCCTGATCACGGATCCAGAGTTACTTTCAGGACACCCAGCAGCGGAAGCCATTACACGACGCTTACAAGAACTCGATGTTCATTGGATTCGAGAACGGTCACTGAACGAGTCGTCTCCTCTCCGCTTTTCACATCACCCGCCAATCGAGTCGGATGCGCTCGTCCGCTTGACGGGTGCGAAAGCTCCGGCATTGTTTGCGGACAGTAAGCTCTATACGGAAGACGGATTCCTACTTGTCAATGAGCAGTTGCAAGCGCTCGATCATCCAAGTCTGTTTGCTGCGGGTGACGCGGCGACCCTCGTCGCTTATCCCGATATTCCAAAGAACGGCGTCACAGCTGTCCGGCAAGCACCGATCTTACTGGCAAACCTCTTGCGGTATGTCAAAGAAGAAACGTTGCGATCCTATCGTCCGCAAACGAACTATTTGACGATTTTATCGATGGGACCACGTCATGCGGTTTCCCTGTATGGTAATCATTATTCGACACTGCCGTTCGGTTGGTACCTGAAGCGTTGGATTGATCAACGGTTCATGCGGAAGTATCGCCCTTAA
- a CDS encoding GNAT family N-acetyltransferase: MIDFSIATASDAEAIHELNYLTFTEEIPQHQPNTERKRIDRFHDQNTYLIGKEDNRLVAMIAIRKHRPFSLEEKGVTLDETLTDPAEIRLLSVRPEYRNSRTFMQLMRFLMVYLERETIDHVYISGTTREAKLYARFGFTPIAATLGSGDAQFVPMLLSRATYERSVIADVLRPLHFLAGPVEVAPTVRQAAQQAPRPHRTASMRQLDQDLRDRMCQLLDLPHVSMAVGSGTLANDIVAQQLSGHGLILNGGEFGQRLIDHAARAGKSFDIHLLPSGHPIDLEQLASQLHQTEYDWIWLTHCETSTGVLYDLDAVKALLNQRTALIVDAISAVGTGRFSYAGCRFVTTVSGKAIGGLPGLAFIGHTSSVLPSSRIPRYLDLGLYAEGVAFSGSSNLLLACQAALDAIDLDQAAIKMTYLEQTVRATGFNLLATQEAQAPGILTIVHPSATALGDALRIQGYHVQYESDYLVRNQWLQISTMGQTTMRHVERLVRVLVRENQRITIKNEKNERPLNP; the protein is encoded by the coding sequence ATGATCGATTTTTCCATTGCTACCGCTTCGGACGCGGAAGCAATCCATGAACTGAACTACCTCACCTTCACGGAAGAGATTCCGCAACACCAACCGAATACCGAACGGAAACGGATTGACCGGTTTCATGATCAAAATACCTATCTGATCGGCAAGGAAGACAATCGACTCGTCGCGATGATTGCTATTCGGAAGCATCGTCCTTTTTCGCTTGAAGAAAAGGGCGTGACGCTAGATGAGACACTGACGGACCCAGCGGAAATCCGCTTACTCAGCGTTCGTCCCGAATACCGCAATAGTCGTACGTTCATGCAATTGATGCGCTTTTTGATGGTCTACTTGGAACGGGAGACGATTGATCATGTCTATATCAGTGGTACGACACGGGAAGCAAAACTATACGCGCGGTTCGGCTTCACACCAATCGCAGCGACGCTTGGTAGTGGCGATGCCCAGTTCGTACCGATGTTGTTGTCTCGCGCAACATACGAACGGTCCGTCATCGCGGATGTCTTACGTCCCCTGCATTTTCTAGCCGGTCCGGTCGAAGTCGCTCCGACGGTCCGTCAAGCGGCGCAACAAGCACCGCGTCCGCATCGGACGGCATCGATGCGTCAGCTCGATCAAGATTTACGGGACCGAATGTGTCAGTTGCTGGATTTGCCACATGTCTCGATGGCTGTCGGCAGTGGTACGCTCGCCAACGATATCGTCGCACAACAACTCAGTGGACATGGATTGATCCTAAACGGTGGCGAGTTCGGTCAACGCTTGATCGATCACGCGGCACGAGCCGGGAAGTCGTTTGATATCCACCTGCTTCCGTCCGGTCACCCGATCGACTTAGAACAACTCGCAAGCCAACTGCATCAAACGGAGTACGACTGGATTTGGTTGACGCATTGTGAGACGTCTACGGGCGTTCTTTACGATCTCGATGCGGTAAAAGCGCTGTTAAATCAACGAACCGCACTCATCGTTGATGCGATCAGCGCCGTCGGAACCGGACGTTTCTCGTACGCCGGTTGCAGATTCGTCACGACCGTCTCCGGAAAGGCGATTGGTGGGTTACCGGGTCTTGCGTTCATCGGGCATACGTCCAGCGTATTGCCTTCCTCCCGGATTCCACGTTATCTGGATCTCGGTCTATATGCGGAAGGGGTTGCTTTTTCCGGTTCCTCGAATCTGTTGCTGGCTTGTCAGGCAGCGCTGGATGCCATTGATCTCGATCAAGCAGCCATCAAGATGACCTATCTCGAACAAACCGTTCGCGCTACTGGTTTCAACCTTCTTGCGACTCAAGAAGCGCAAGCGCCGGGAATTCTGACGATCGTCCATCCGTCGGCAACCGCTTTAGGAGACGCTCTTCGGATTCAGGGCTATCACGTCCAGTATGAAAGCGACTATCTCGTCCGTAATCAATGGCTCCAAATTTCAACGATGGGACAGACGACGATGCGGCACGTTGAACGTCTCGTCCGTGTATTGGTTCGTGAAAACCAACGCATCACCATAAAAAATGAAAAAAATGAAAGACCTCTCAACCCTTGA
- a CDS encoding glycerol-3-phosphate acyltransferase: protein MILDLLLGYLIGSILGGTLWKYISRTDLAQVGSGNIGARNAHRAGGLPAFLFVYLFDAAKTILALQLTDAFYPIALAVLIGHLFPLFHPRRGGKGYAVFSGIVFAITPWAYLAGLGILGLSYLVTKDSVKAGLIPVVLLPLLPVYFDAGPINILCTVAVSLLVPWAHDALHKPVIT, encoded by the coding sequence GTGATCCTTGATCTCCTGCTTGGTTACCTTATCGGTAGCATTCTTGGCGGTACGCTCTGGAAGTACATCAGCCGTACCGATTTGGCACAGGTCGGCTCCGGAAACATCGGTGCTCGCAATGCCCATCGCGCCGGTGGGCTCCCGGCCTTTTTATTCGTTTATCTGTTTGATGCCGCGAAGACGATTCTTGCACTACAGCTAACAGACGCGTTTTATCCCATCGCTCTCGCCGTGCTTATCGGTCACTTGTTTCCGTTGTTTCATCCGCGACGCGGCGGCAAAGGGTACGCTGTGTTTTCCGGAATCGTCTTCGCCATCACGCCGTGGGCATACCTTGCCGGACTAGGCATACTCGGTTTGTCATATCTCGTAACGAAAGATAGCGTCAAAGCGGGGCTTATTCCGGTCGTTTTACTCCCGTTACTACCTGTCTACTTTGACGCGGGACCCATCAATATCTTGTGTACCGTTGCCGTAAGTCTACTTGTCCCGTGGGCTCATGATGCACTTCACAAGCCAGTCATTACATAA
- a CDS encoding energy-coupling factor transporter transmembrane component T family protein, which translates to MQTNASSFAKLNPVIKGSGLFLIMFALIATNDWGKTLVFLSFAIALLLLSGWGPRDFLKRLAPYSLLFLLTFWMMAAYGKGTNPLWSFGWFHVTSESVMHGWLLALRMATFVCLSFAFVTTTDAIRFVMSLIHQAKVSPRFAYGFLAGIRFLPHLVEEVRVLRQVRMIRNVHSRFPGDAFLSIGLPLFSRSIQRAERMAIAFEARHFSAERTYYEVPVVQRQDVIYLMVILLFISLVFWL; encoded by the coding sequence ATGCAGACGAACGCGTCATCGTTCGCTAAACTCAATCCTGTCATCAAAGGTAGCGGATTATTTTTGATCATGTTCGCTCTAATCGCAACGAATGACTGGGGCAAGACGTTGGTATTCCTAAGTTTTGCTATCGCTCTGCTACTCCTCTCCGGGTGGGGTCCTCGCGATTTCTTGAAACGACTCGCACCTTACAGTCTATTATTCTTATTGACGTTCTGGATGATGGCAGCCTACGGCAAAGGAACGAATCCTCTATGGTCGTTTGGTTGGTTTCATGTCACATCGGAAAGTGTCATGCACGGCTGGTTACTTGCCTTACGGATGGCAACGTTCGTCTGCTTAAGTTTCGCTTTCGTCACGACGACCGATGCGATCCGGTTCGTGATGAGCTTGATTCACCAAGCAAAGGTATCGCCTCGCTTCGCGTACGGATTTCTTGCCGGGATCCGCTTTCTTCCACATTTGGTCGAAGAAGTCCGCGTCTTACGGCAAGTCCGGATGATTCGGAACGTTCACAGTCGCTTTCCTGGTGATGCGTTCCTATCAATCGGCTTACCGCTCTTCTCGCGATCGATTCAGCGGGCAGAACGGATGGCAATCGCTTTCGAAGCCCGTCATTTTTCAGCAGAACGGACATATTATGAAGTGCCAGTCGTTCAGCGCCAGGATGTTATCTATCTCATGGTCATCCTCCTGTTCATCAGTCTTGTCTTTTGGCTATGA